The following coding sequences lie in one Spinacia oleracea cultivar Varoflay chromosome 1, BTI_SOV_V1, whole genome shotgun sequence genomic window:
- the LOC110803283 gene encoding ALA-interacting subunit 3, translating into MSSNPTSSSGTPGSADPAAARRNSKRPKYSRFTQQELPACKPILTPRWVISAFMVVSIIFIPIGVASLFASRDVVEIVDRYDDDCAPGSKSAKVNFITGPGDKTCNRTLTVSKHMRAPIYIYYQLDNFYQNHRRYVKSRSDQQLRHNSSVNDVSACRPEDTANGRPIVPCGLIAWSLFNDTYSFAISNRNLTVNKHGIAWKSDRDHKFGRDVFPSNFQSGGLIGGASLNESIPLSDQEDLIVWMRTAALPTFRKLYGRIHEDLQAGDVINVTLMNNYNTYNFNGQKKLVLSTTSWLGGKNDFLGIAYLTVGGLCFFLAMLFTLIYLVKPRRLGDPSYLSWNRNPGGR; encoded by the exons ATGAGTTCGAACCCTACATCGAGTTCTGGAACTCCTGGATCAGCCGATCCTGCAGCTGCCAGAAGAAATTCAAAGCGACCCAAAT attcAAGGTTCACCCAACAGGAACTTCCAGCTTGCAAACCAATCTTAACTCCTCGTTGG GTGATATCCGCTTTCATGGTTGTCAGCATTATCTTTATTCCAATTGGAGTTGCTTCACTATTCGCATCTCGTGAC GTTGTTGAAATTGTAGACCGTTATGATGATGACTGTGCACCTGGGTCTAAAAGTGCAAAGGTTAACTTCATTACAGGACCTGGAGATAAAACCTGCAATAGAACACTAACA GTGTCAAAGCATATGAGAGCACCTATTTATATATACTACCAGCTTGATAACTTTTATCAGAACCATCGCAG ATATGTGAAAAGTCGAAGTGACCAGCAGTTGAGGCATAATAGCAGTGTTAATGATGTAAGCGCTTGCAGACCAGAAGATACAGCGAATGGAAGGCCAATCGTGCCTTGTGGTCTTATAGCTTGGAGCTTGTTTAATGATACCTATAGTTTTGCTATAAGTAACAGGAACCTTACTGTTAACAAGCATGGAATTGCATGGAAGAGTGATAGAGATCACAAATTCGGGAGAGATGTCTTCCCAAGTAACTTTCAGAGTGGAGGCCTTATTGGTGGTGCAAGTTTAAATGAATCTATCCCA CTTAGCGATCAAGAGGATCTCATAGTATGGATGCGAACCGCAGCTCTTCCTACGTTTAGGAAATTATACGGCAGAATACATGAGGATTTGCAAGCAGGAGATGTCATAAATGTTACTTTGATGAATAACTACAACACATACAACTTCAACGGTCAGAAGAAGCTGGTACTCTCTACCACTAGCTGGCTCGGTGGGAAAAATGACTTCCTTGGCATTGCATATCTAACTGTTGGTGGCTTATGCTTC